In the Candidatus Electrothrix sp. GW3-4 genome, one interval contains:
- a CDS encoding MotA/TolQ/ExbB proton channel family protein, producing the protein MLEIIHNGGLVMWPLLACSLIVLTIILERSLFWTGMVRRRNRALRDEVLTVAESMDWQQIEEKTADSNDAIVRVLKVGILHRDYDMSKAMEAEAQHLLKKMSQFMTVLDTMITVAPLLGILGTVIGIISSFKMLGSTGMADPKLVTGGIAQALITTATGLTISIFTVFPYNYFKSRIENATHLMEKYATRLEVGYRRMQAEGSK; encoded by the coding sequence ATGTTGGAAATTATACATAACGGCGGCCTAGTCATGTGGCCGCTGCTCGCCTGTTCGCTCATTGTCCTGACCATCATCCTGGAACGCAGCCTGTTCTGGACAGGGATGGTCCGTCGGCGCAACCGGGCCCTGCGCGATGAAGTGCTCACCGTTGCCGAAAGCATGGATTGGCAACAAATTGAAGAGAAAACAGCAGACAGTAATGATGCCATCGTCCGGGTGCTCAAGGTCGGCATCCTGCACCGGGACTATGATATGAGTAAGGCGATGGAAGCGGAGGCCCAGCATCTGCTGAAAAAGATGTCCCAGTTTATGACCGTGCTGGACACCATGATTACGGTGGCTCCACTCCTGGGGATCCTTGGCACGGTGATCGGGATTATCTCTTCCTTTAAGATGCTCGGCAGCACGGGCATGGCTGATCCCAAACTGGTGACCGGTGGTATTGCCCAGGCCCTGATTACCACAGCTACTGGCCTGACCATCTCTATTTTCACTGTCTTTCCCTATAATTATTTTAAGAGCCGGATTGAAAATGCGACCCATCTCATGGAGAAATATGCCACCCGACTGGAGGTAGGCTACCGAAGGATGCAGGCGGAGGGGAGCAAATGA